In a single window of the Nocardioides massiliensis genome:
- a CDS encoding glycerophosphodiester phosphodiesterase: MTARRDGFPVLARRGPAGADGTAPVLAFAHRGGARHPDLLGLENTRRAFAHAYALGFRWLETDVHVSRDGCLVAFHDPVLERVTDGNGMVESMTMAEIDRLRIGGTEPIPRLEELLEEFHDARFNIDLKSPGGARPLAELIDRTGAHDRVLVSSFSPARIRQFRTATGGRVATAASPPEVARFLALPARLAVLRLDPTVCALQVPERRGRLQVLSPRLLARAHRAGLQVHVWTVDEPADIERLVAAGVDGLMTDRTDTLRAVLQRLGRWEEP, encoded by the coding sequence GTGACCGCCCGCCGCGACGGCTTCCCCGTGCTCGCCCGCCGAGGTCCGGCGGGTGCCGACGGGACTGCTCCGGTGCTGGCCTTCGCCCACCGCGGCGGAGCTCGTCATCCCGATCTGCTCGGGCTGGAGAACACGCGCCGTGCGTTCGCGCACGCCTACGCGCTGGGCTTCCGGTGGCTCGAGACCGACGTCCACGTCTCCCGCGACGGCTGCCTGGTCGCGTTCCACGACCCTGTCCTCGAGCGGGTCACCGACGGCAACGGCATGGTCGAGTCGATGACGATGGCCGAGATCGATCGGCTGCGCATCGGCGGCACCGAGCCGATCCCGCGACTCGAGGAGCTCCTCGAGGAGTTCCACGACGCCCGCTTCAACATCGACCTCAAGTCGCCCGGTGGTGCGCGTCCGCTGGCCGAGCTGATCGACCGGACGGGTGCTCACGACCGCGTGCTCGTGAGCTCCTTCAGCCCCGCCCGGATCCGCCAGTTTCGTACGGCGACCGGTGGCCGCGTGGCCACGGCGGCCTCGCCGCCGGAGGTGGCGCGGTTCCTCGCCCTGCCGGCACGGCTCGCGGTGCTCCGCCTCGACCCGACCGTGTGCGCCCTGCAGGTGCCCGAGCGCCGCGGGCGACTGCAGGTGCTGAGCCCGCGGCTGCTTGCTCGCGCCCACCGCGCCGGGCTGCAGGTCCACGTGTGGACCGTCGATGAGCCGGCCGACATCGAGCGACTCGTCGCCGCCGGCGTCGACGGCTTGATGACCGACCGCACCGACACGCTTCGTGCGGTGCTCCAACGCCTGGGCCGATGGGAGGAGCCATGA
- the lnt gene encoding apolipoprotein N-acyltransferase gives MLVRLVLAGLAGGVAALAFEPFAYAVALPVAIALLAGMLASLPEHHAGRRGYLLATVFGAVFMLTLLPWLHVVTPLWPLIALAEAPLIGLTGLAAAYARRPWWPLVVAAIWTTAEVVRSTWPLGGFPWGRVGFGVADSPFAGLLPWVGVTGTTFVVALLGAALGWAVVTVRVRPVPAVATTLGALALATAGAWLPLDPAGGVRDESALRVAAVQGNTPGVGLSAMAERRQVLDNHVRATQDLAAAVRRGAEPAPDLVLWPENSSDIDPFTDAAAYADVAGAAVAVDAPLVMGTAVSDGVGWRNRFQLWEADGRPTAYYDKRKAVPFGEYVPFRAVLDPIVPALEQIPRDMLPGDRPGVMELADVPVGVITCYEVAYAPLVTDLVDSGARLLAVPTNNATYMGTAQVEQQFAMARLTALATSRSVVVVSTNGVSGLVAPDGSVVERAPVRTTHVLTADVSPRVGLTPAVRWATVWTVLFTVPGAVLALAALLVLRRGRRTPAPLERVEATA, from the coding sequence GTGCTGGTGCGACTCGTCCTTGCCGGCCTGGCCGGCGGCGTCGCCGCGCTGGCCTTCGAACCCTTCGCGTACGCCGTCGCGCTTCCGGTGGCCATCGCCCTCCTCGCGGGCATGCTGGCCTCGCTGCCCGAGCACCACGCCGGCCGCCGTGGCTACCTGCTCGCCACGGTCTTCGGCGCCGTGTTCATGCTGACGCTGCTGCCCTGGCTGCACGTCGTCACCCCGCTGTGGCCGTTGATCGCTCTTGCCGAGGCACCCCTGATCGGCCTCACCGGCCTCGCAGCGGCATACGCGCGGCGGCCCTGGTGGCCGCTGGTCGTGGCGGCGATCTGGACGACCGCGGAGGTCGTGCGCAGCACGTGGCCACTCGGTGGCTTCCCGTGGGGCCGCGTCGGCTTCGGCGTCGCGGACTCACCCTTCGCGGGGCTGCTTCCGTGGGTGGGCGTCACGGGGACGACGTTCGTGGTCGCGCTCCTGGGAGCCGCCCTCGGCTGGGCGGTCGTGACCGTGCGGGTCCGCCCGGTCCCCGCGGTCGCGACCACCCTCGGTGCGCTCGCGCTCGCCACCGCCGGGGCCTGGCTGCCCCTCGACCCGGCCGGCGGAGTGCGGGACGAGTCGGCGCTGCGCGTGGCGGCGGTGCAGGGCAACACCCCCGGCGTCGGTCTCTCGGCCATGGCCGAGCGCCGCCAGGTCCTCGACAACCACGTGCGCGCCACCCAGGACCTCGCCGCCGCCGTACGCCGCGGCGCGGAGCCGGCCCCGGACCTCGTGCTGTGGCCGGAGAACTCCTCCGACATCGACCCCTTCACCGACGCGGCCGCCTACGCCGACGTCGCGGGCGCGGCCGTCGCCGTCGACGCACCGCTGGTCATGGGGACCGCGGTCTCCGATGGCGTGGGGTGGCGCAACCGCTTCCAGCTCTGGGAGGCCGACGGTCGCCCGACGGCGTACTACGACAAGCGCAAGGCGGTGCCGTTCGGCGAGTACGTGCCGTTCCGTGCCGTGCTCGACCCGATCGTGCCGGCGCTGGAGCAGATCCCGCGCGACATGCTGCCGGGGGACCGGCCCGGGGTCATGGAGCTCGCGGACGTACCCGTGGGGGTGATCACCTGTTACGAGGTCGCCTACGCGCCGCTCGTGACCGACCTGGTCGACTCCGGCGCCCGGCTGCTCGCCGTCCCGACCAACAACGCGACCTACATGGGCACCGCCCAGGTCGAGCAGCAGTTCGCGATGGCGCGTCTCACGGCGCTCGCGACCTCGCGCTCGGTCGTGGTCGTCTCGACCAACGGCGTCTCGGGCCTGGTCGCGCCCGACGGCAGCGTGGTGGAGCGCGCGCCTGTGCGCACGACCCACGTGCTGACCGCCGACGTGTCGCCCCGCGTCGGGCTGACCCCGGCCGTACGGTGGGCCACCGTGTGGACCGTCCTCTTCACCGTGCCCGGTGCCGTGTTGGCACTGGCCGCCCTCCTCGTGCTGCGCCGCGGACGGCGTACGCCGGCTCCCCTCGAGCGCGTCGAGGCCACCGCGTGA
- a CDS encoding polyprenol monophosphomannose synthase codes for MSVQRRPGSAGVIVMPTYNERANLERIVPRVRAAAPDLDLLVVDDGSPDGTGAYADELRAADPAIHVLHRTSKEGLGAAYVAGFRLALAAGYPVIGEMDADGSHLPEELPRLRAALTDADLVVGARWIPGGEVRNWSRRRIWLSRGGNTYARLLLAMPVRDATSGYRLFRASALTTIDLDTVHSTGYVFQTDLVHRALAAGLRVREVPITFVDRVEGESKMSTAVAVESLARITAWGVRDRWDRRRGRAGPAG; via the coding sequence GTGAGCGTCCAGCGACGCCCCGGGTCGGCCGGGGTGATCGTGATGCCCACCTACAACGAGCGCGCCAACCTCGAGCGGATCGTCCCGCGAGTCCGCGCCGCGGCGCCCGACCTCGACCTCCTCGTGGTGGACGACGGGTCGCCCGACGGGACGGGGGCCTACGCCGACGAGCTGCGCGCGGCCGACCCGGCGATCCACGTGCTGCACCGCACCAGCAAGGAGGGGCTGGGGGCGGCGTACGTCGCCGGCTTCCGCCTCGCGCTGGCTGCCGGCTACCCGGTCATCGGGGAGATGGACGCCGACGGGTCCCACCTGCCCGAGGAGCTCCCGCGGCTGCGCGCGGCGCTGACGGATGCCGACCTGGTCGTCGGCGCCCGATGGATCCCGGGCGGCGAGGTCCGCAACTGGTCCCGGCGCCGGATCTGGCTGTCCCGCGGTGGCAACACCTACGCGCGCCTGCTGCTGGCGATGCCGGTGCGCGACGCGACGTCGGGCTACCGGCTCTTCCGGGCCTCCGCCCTCACCACGATCGACCTCGACACCGTGCACTCCACCGGGTACGTGTTCCAGACCGACCTGGTGCACCGTGCCCTGGCGGCGGGCCTGCGGGTCCGCGAGGTGCCGATCACCTTCGTCGACCGGGTCGAGGGGGAGTCCAAGATGAGCACGGCCGTGGCGGTGGAGTCACTGGCGCGTATCACCGCCTGGGGGGTGCGCGACCGTTGGGACCGGCGGCGCGGACGTGCCGGCCCAGCCGGCTGA
- a CDS encoding MFS transporter: MSTAGTDEVAADGTPGPRQRIGWPVWSWALWDWGSAAFNAVITTFVFSVYITDPDVFGDGASSQLGWALAGAGVLIALFAPVLGQGADRSGRRTFWLAINTYLVVLVSAGLFFVRPEASYLWLGLVLLAVGNVFFEFASVNYNAMLNTISTPQNVGRISGLGWGLGYLGGIVLLTIVVVGFVNPDSWFGIENDDALGVRLAMLLCAGWTLAFSLPVILTLRDDPAGRRGSSEPKPGVVGAYRLLFASIGRLWRADRAAVYFLAASAVFRDGLAGVFTFGAVIAARAFDFSDSLVIVFAIAANVVAGVATIVAGRVDDAIGPKRIIVFSLVSMCLLGLLIFALHDQGKVIFWICGLALCIFVGPVQSASRTFLARIIPAGQEGQIFGLYATTGRAVSFLAPAAFATALWLGQRVTGDPLREVQHWGILGIVLVLAVGLALLVPVRQYVSPDSALAAPESSDPPGR; the protein is encoded by the coding sequence ATGAGCACAGCGGGGACGGACGAGGTGGCAGCCGACGGGACACCGGGGCCCCGGCAGCGGATCGGCTGGCCGGTGTGGTCCTGGGCGTTGTGGGACTGGGGCTCGGCCGCCTTCAACGCGGTGATCACGACCTTCGTCTTCTCGGTCTACATCACCGACCCCGACGTCTTCGGCGACGGCGCGTCCTCCCAGCTGGGGTGGGCGCTGGCCGGTGCCGGCGTGTTGATCGCGCTCTTCGCCCCCGTGCTCGGACAAGGTGCCGACCGCTCGGGGCGACGTACGTTCTGGCTCGCCATCAACACCTACCTCGTGGTGCTGGTCAGCGCCGGGCTGTTCTTCGTCCGGCCCGAGGCGTCGTACCTCTGGCTGGGGCTGGTGCTGCTGGCGGTCGGCAACGTCTTCTTCGAGTTCGCCTCGGTGAACTACAACGCGATGCTCAACACGATCTCGACCCCGCAGAACGTCGGCCGCATCTCGGGTCTGGGCTGGGGCCTGGGCTACCTCGGCGGGATCGTGCTGCTGACGATCGTGGTCGTCGGCTTCGTGAACCCCGACTCCTGGTTCGGCATCGAGAACGACGACGCGCTCGGCGTGCGGCTGGCGATGCTGCTGTGCGCCGGGTGGACGTTGGCGTTCTCGCTGCCCGTGATCCTCACCCTGCGCGACGACCCGGCGGGACGGCGGGGTTCGAGCGAGCCCAAGCCCGGGGTCGTCGGTGCGTACCGGCTGCTGTTCGCCAGCATCGGTCGGCTCTGGCGTGCCGACCGCGCGGCGGTGTACTTCCTTGCCGCCTCGGCCGTCTTCCGCGATGGGCTCGCGGGGGTCTTCACCTTCGGGGCGGTCATCGCCGCGCGCGCGTTCGACTTCAGCGACAGCCTCGTCATCGTGTTCGCGATCGCGGCCAACGTGGTCGCCGGTGTGGCGACGATCGTGGCCGGCCGGGTCGATGACGCCATCGGACCCAAGCGGATCATCGTGTTCTCGCTGGTCTCGATGTGTCTGCTCGGGTTGCTGATCTTCGCTCTCCACGACCAGGGCAAGGTCATCTTCTGGATCTGCGGCCTCGCGCTGTGCATCTTCGTCGGCCCCGTCCAGTCCGCGTCGCGTACCTTCCTCGCACGGATCATCCCGGCCGGGCAGGAGGGACAGATCTTCGGTCTGTACGCCACCACCGGTCGCGCTGTCAGCTTCCTGGCCCCGGCCGCGTTCGCCACCGCGCTGTGGCTCGGCCAGCGGGTGACCGGCGACCCGCTGCGGGAGGTGCAACACTGGGGCATCCTCGGCATCGTGCTCGTGCTGGCCGTTGGGCTGGCACTGCTGGTGCCGGTGCGGCAGTACGTGAGCCCGGACTCAGCGCTCGCCGCGCCGGAATCTTCGGACCCGCCCGGACGTTGA
- a CDS encoding RNA polymerase-binding protein RbpA — MAERTLRGARLGGQSFEDERGIEFAARQQSAYACTNGHEFEVTMALEADVPAIWECPKCGAEARSTQGIEPELKAEKPARTHWDMLLERRSIPELEEILTERLELLRGGEIGPAHLHRPRKKKANA; from the coding sequence GTGGCAGAGCGGACACTACGCGGCGCCCGGCTGGGCGGCCAGAGCTTCGAGGACGAGCGAGGCATCGAGTTCGCAGCACGGCAGCAGTCGGCCTACGCCTGCACCAACGGCCACGAGTTCGAGGTCACCATGGCCCTGGAGGCCGACGTGCCGGCGATCTGGGAGTGCCCGAAGTGCGGTGCCGAGGCCCGCAGCACCCAGGGCATCGAGCCCGAGCTCAAGGCCGAGAAGCCGGCGCGCACCCACTGGGACATGCTGCTGGAGCGGCGGTCGATCCCGGAGCTCGAGGAGATCCTCACCGAGCGCCTGGAGCTCCTGCGCGGCGGCGAGATCGGTCCCGCCCACCTGCACCGCCCCCGCAAGAAGAAGGCCAACGCCTGA
- a CDS encoding FxsA family protein produces MTRGPRLVLAGLLGLLLLELVVVVVLVQQIGVGWTLLGLVATSIIGVIVVRRAGTRALGELGAAVRSGQPPGTDLADAGGVVLAGMLLVLPGFVGDVLGAALLLRPVRVAARRLLGRVAASLTLGRPSSAHGAPTRRRPGHEDVVRGEVVDPPVE; encoded by the coding sequence ATGACCCGCGGTCCCCGTCTCGTCCTCGCCGGCCTGCTCGGCCTCCTGCTGCTCGAGCTGGTCGTCGTGGTGGTCCTCGTCCAGCAGATCGGTGTCGGCTGGACCCTGCTGGGCCTGGTCGCCACGAGCATCATCGGTGTCATCGTCGTCCGCCGAGCCGGGACGCGGGCCCTCGGCGAGCTGGGCGCCGCCGTGCGCAGCGGTCAGCCGCCCGGCACGGACCTGGCCGACGCCGGCGGCGTCGTGCTCGCGGGGATGCTCCTCGTGCTGCCGGGCTTCGTCGGTGACGTGCTCGGCGCGGCACTGCTGCTGCGCCCGGTGCGCGTCGCCGCCCGGCGGCTGCTCGGTCGCGTGGCCGCGAGCCTCACCCTCGGGCGCCCCTCATCTGCGCATGGCGCCCCGACACGACGACGCCCCGGCCACGAGGACGTGGTCCGGGGCGAGGTCGTGGACCCTCCCGTGGAGTGA
- a CDS encoding zinc-dependent alcohol dehydrogenase family protein: protein MRVTTIHAPGDIRLEEQPRPQLELPTDAVIKVVAACVCGSDLWPYRNADEVPEPRPIGHEVVGVVEEVGSAVRSFAPGDFVVVPFCHSDNSCPHCRAGIHSACVNGGMTAGGQAEYARVTQAEGTLVKTDGMPDPEQVPSLLALSDVMPTGWHAAVSARVRPGATVAVVGDGAVGLCGVLAARELGAERIIALSRHAPRQALAREYGATDVVAERGKEATAAVRELTDGVGADAVLECVGNGPAMRTAFSIARPGAMVGFVGVPHDVAPPMGKMFGHNVGLAGGMAPVRRYLPDLLERVLTGAIDPGRVFDLELPLDDVAEAYRAMDERRAIKVLLRP from the coding sequence ATGCGCGTCACGACGATCCACGCCCCCGGAGACATCCGACTGGAGGAGCAGCCCCGCCCCCAGCTCGAGCTGCCGACCGACGCGGTCATCAAGGTGGTGGCGGCGTGCGTCTGCGGCTCGGACCTGTGGCCGTACCGCAACGCCGACGAGGTGCCCGAGCCGCGCCCCATCGGCCACGAGGTGGTCGGCGTCGTCGAGGAGGTGGGCTCGGCGGTGCGCTCGTTCGCGCCCGGGGACTTCGTCGTCGTTCCGTTCTGCCACAGCGACAACTCCTGCCCGCACTGCCGGGCGGGGATCCACTCGGCCTGCGTCAACGGGGGCATGACCGCCGGTGGCCAGGCGGAGTACGCCCGCGTCACCCAGGCCGAGGGGACGCTCGTCAAGACCGACGGGATGCCGGATCCGGAGCAGGTGCCGTCGTTGCTGGCGCTCAGCGACGTCATGCCGACGGGCTGGCACGCGGCGGTCTCGGCGCGGGTGCGTCCCGGCGCGACCGTGGCGGTCGTGGGCGACGGAGCGGTCGGCCTGTGCGGGGTGCTCGCGGCCCGCGAGCTCGGCGCCGAGCGGATCATCGCGCTGTCCCGGCACGCACCGCGCCAGGCACTGGCCCGGGAGTACGGCGCCACGGACGTGGTCGCCGAGCGCGGCAAGGAGGCGACCGCCGCGGTGCGCGAGCTCACCGACGGGGTCGGCGCCGACGCCGTGCTCGAGTGCGTCGGCAACGGACCGGCGATGCGCACGGCCTTCTCCATCGCCCGTCCGGGCGCGATGGTCGGGTTCGTCGGCGTGCCGCACGACGTCGCCCCGCCGATGGGAAAGATGTTCGGCCACAACGTCGGGCTGGCCGGGGGCATGGCCCCGGTGCGGCGCTACCTGCCCGATCTGTTGGAGCGGGTGCTCACCGGCGCCATCGACCCCGGCCGGGTCTTCGACCTCGAGCTGCCGCTCGACGATGTCGCCGAGGCCTACCGGGCGATGGATGAGCGACGCGCGATCAAGGTGCTGCTGCGTCCGTGA
- a CDS encoding DoxX family protein, giving the protein MSRPTSASTAGLARHLGRITLGSFLGFAGVSHLTFARKEFEAQVPGWMPVDTDAVVVVSGIVEIVLGLALLLTPASLRPKVGWVVAIFFVAIFPGNIAQYVEAKDGFGLDTDQKRLGRLFFQPVLVLWAWWSTRVRPARG; this is encoded by the coding sequence ATGAGTCGACCCACGAGCGCATCGACCGCCGGCCTGGCCCGGCACCTCGGCCGGATCACCCTCGGCAGCTTCCTGGGTTTCGCCGGGGTCTCGCACCTGACCTTCGCGAGGAAGGAGTTCGAAGCCCAGGTCCCCGGATGGATGCCTGTCGACACGGATGCGGTCGTGGTGGTCTCCGGCATCGTCGAGATCGTGCTCGGCCTCGCGCTGCTGCTCACGCCGGCGTCGCTGCGTCCGAAGGTCGGCTGGGTGGTCGCGATCTTCTTCGTCGCGATCTTCCCGGGCAACATCGCGCAGTACGTCGAGGCCAAGGACGGCTTCGGCCTCGACACGGACCAGAAGCGCCTCGGCCGGCTGTTCTTCCAGCCCGTGCTCGTGCTCTGGGCCTGGTGGTCGACACGGGTGCGCCCCGCTCGCGGCTGA
- a CDS encoding helix-turn-helix domain-containing protein, with the protein MTEDYLRKIGLRIRETRIQRSLTQAQLAERLGTSQGAVTRIERGLQNLSLDMLARIGEALDAEIVALGSKPEAPGPTHLRVTGPTTLSGSIAVKSSKNAGVALLCASLLNRGTTVLRKVARIEEVNRLLEVLTSIGVRTRWLNEDGDLEIQPPAVLDLSRIDVDAARRTRSIIMFLGPLLHRSADFQLPYAGGCDLGTRTVEPHLSALKSFGLAVKATEGSYHARVDVGTSPERPIVLTERGDTVTENALMAAALSPATTVIRNASPNYMVQDLCFYLERLGVQIEGIGTTTLRVTGKERIDVDVDYAPSEDPIEAMSLVAAAIVTDSQITIRRAPIEFLEIELALLEEMGFRYDRGPEYLAENDRTRLVDLTTYPSVLHAPSDKIHPMPFPGLNIDNLPFFAVIAAVAHGQTLLHDWVYENRAIYLTELNRLGARVKLLDPHRVMIEGPTHWSGTEVVCPPALRPAVVVLLAMLASKGTSVLRSVYVINRGYEDLAERLNALGADIQTFRDI; encoded by the coding sequence GTGACTGAGGACTACCTGCGCAAGATCGGGCTGCGCATTCGCGAGACCCGGATCCAGCGATCGCTGACCCAGGCCCAGCTGGCCGAGCGGCTCGGCACCAGCCAGGGCGCGGTGACCCGCATCGAACGCGGACTGCAGAACCTCAGCCTCGACATGCTCGCCCGCATCGGCGAGGCCCTGGACGCAGAGATCGTGGCGCTCGGGAGCAAGCCGGAGGCCCCCGGCCCCACCCACCTGCGGGTCACCGGGCCCACGACCCTCTCGGGCAGCATCGCGGTGAAGTCGTCCAAGAACGCCGGGGTGGCCCTGCTGTGCGCCTCGTTGCTCAACCGCGGCACGACCGTCCTGCGCAAGGTCGCGCGCATCGAGGAGGTCAACCGGCTGCTCGAGGTCCTGACCAGCATCGGGGTCCGCACCCGGTGGCTCAACGAGGACGGCGACCTGGAGATTCAGCCGCCGGCGGTGCTGGACCTGTCACGCATCGACGTCGACGCCGCCCGGCGCACCCGCTCGATCATCATGTTCCTCGGCCCCCTTCTGCACCGCTCAGCCGACTTCCAGCTCCCGTACGCCGGGGGCTGCGACCTCGGCACCCGCACCGTCGAGCCGCACCTGAGCGCACTGAAGTCCTTCGGGCTCGCCGTCAAGGCCACCGAGGGCAGCTACCACGCCCGCGTGGACGTCGGGACGAGCCCGGAGCGTCCCATCGTCCTCACCGAGCGCGGCGACACCGTCACCGAGAACGCCCTGATGGCGGCGGCCCTCTCCCCCGCGACGACGGTGATCCGCAACGCCAGCCCCAACTACATGGTCCAGGACCTGTGCTTCTACCTGGAGCGTCTCGGTGTGCAGATCGAGGGCATCGGCACCACGACGCTGCGGGTGACCGGCAAGGAGCGCATCGACGTCGACGTCGACTACGCGCCGAGCGAGGACCCGATCGAGGCGATGTCGCTGGTCGCCGCCGCGATCGTCACCGACTCGCAGATCACCATCCGCCGAGCGCCGATCGAGTTCCTCGAGATCGAGCTCGCGCTGCTCGAGGAGATGGGTTTCCGCTACGACCGCGGCCCGGAGTACCTCGCCGAGAACGACCGCACGCGGCTGGTGGACCTCACGACGTACCCCTCGGTGCTGCACGCGCCCAGCGACAAGATCCACCCGATGCCGTTCCCCGGCCTCAACATCGACAACCTGCCGTTCTTCGCCGTCATCGCGGCGGTGGCCCACGGTCAGACCCTCCTGCACGACTGGGTCTACGAGAACCGCGCGATCTATCTCACCGAGCTCAACCGGCTCGGTGCCCGGGTCAAGCTCCTCGACCCCCACCGCGTGATGATCGAGGGCCCCACCCACTGGTCCGGCACCGAGGTCGTCTGCCCGCCGGCGCTGCGTCCGGCGGTCGTCGTCCTGCTGGCGATGCTGGCGAGCAAGGGCACCTCGGTGCTGCGCTCGGTCTACGTCATCAACCGCGGCTACGAGGACCTCGCCGAGCGACTCAACGCGCTGGGTGCGGACATCCAGACCTTCCGCGACATCTGA